In a genomic window of Oncorhynchus kisutch isolate 150728-3 linkage group LG9, Okis_V2, whole genome shotgun sequence:
- the LOC109897110 gene encoding reticulon-3 isoform X1, protein MADTDKGVVLGSDTPSSEGVATSLRFTRPSQLGSSSFANYGSDPSSGQPDGTQDDSPTVTSPVSERIKALEALAAKKEPKNDGGFPHFKERHYETSPTAVPTEGTSPFQTKGASIDQESPESPFEVMGEARQGSEFEDTADWMRAHLPPVPDFEDALVSEEDGKSQEIKVADKVVPDDPEAFACVPDAFMDSPIERPELKNVFKDPAQQPSVEDEFDLSFLPKAYITDTQGTPDLHSELTASPAPPAGLDSPSPSSDSEEKDLKTKQAPWGGDLALQGVVDSSGDSEDTVIEDTASIPGPSLSSDATPAHNPSVPSLPTEEKETPPAKQPMRVPTINVIETDEPNYSDEEMEIEIEDENYEVVEDPVKEAPKIPEPQPDVTKKEFSQIPPLEYGGYSPPSSPVDSDEYSPKHKILKSDLDTDNMKTTVPNDESKGSSAEVSQAQKVESDHSQTPNESNGKSSPSTAKPPEKTADNLSDFPEYEDDDWSTGAEDILIKLSSANVAAQDLPLCPSSKFEEKPESDIKEDYMQTVELSKPNYMEDDAIRKYDRESFEDEDALPSMNDTIDDQELNFNTVPEPSPSNPTSQIHIGTLLPQNNATTVEQDIPLMADVDSFPKPVGGQPSPREFPKDPFASFQSELPGSTLEPKTEKKLNDEILFTDSVVNSKTLPPQEAEAGHQSPDNTSDPESIEPDCSVSGATDSFVEFMRECLKSRQDEDPEDLRQDLTAKDECPKTGAPPSQPTPTMVMDLEQERLTINALKELGSSQEEEADLQSSIKASEKSQSSFISTTSDPPSPQNKPASDGVYSNEVEAIDVWVAEAYHLAEHVLAAILTHLSVKDLVHWRDPKKSGVVFGLSLLTLLSLAAFSVISVVSYLLLALLCVTISFRIYKAVVQAVQKSDDGHPFKALMEKDVSVPPETFRKHVDACLTHINRLLKQLRKLFLVEDLIDSLKLAVVMWLLTYVGAVFNGITILILADILLFAIPPFYEKNKTQIDHYMEIARTQVNTTMAKLQEKLPGAIKRTKAE, encoded by the exons ATGGCCGACACAGACAAAGGGGTGGTGCTGGGCTCTGACACACCCTCCTCAGAAGGGGTGGCCACCTCCCTTCGCTTCACCAGGCCTTCTCAACTCGGCTCATCTTCTTTCGCAAACTATGGGAGCGACCCATCATCAGGTCAGCCTGACGGAACGCAAGATGATTCACCGACTGTGACGTCCCCCGTGTCTGAGAGGATTAAGGCACTGGAGGCCCTGGCAGCAAAGAAGGAGCCCAAGAACGATGGCGGCTTCCCTCACTTCAAAGAGCGTCACTATGAGACGTCTCCTACTGCGGTGCCAACAGAGGGCACCTCACCCTTCCAGACAAAAGGCGCCTCCATTGATCAGGAATCGCCAGAATCCCCCTTTGAGGTCATGGGAGAAGCCCGACAAGGGAGTGAGTTTGAAGATACTGCCGACTGGATGAGAGCTCACTTACCCCCTGTGCCCGACTTTGAAGATGCTCTTGTATCAGAGGAGGATGGCAAATCCCAAGAGATTAAAGTGGCAGATAAAGTGGTGCCTGATGACCCAGAGGCGTTTGCCTGTGTCCCTGACGCTTTCATGGACTCTCCCATTGAAAGGCCTGAACTGAAAAATGTCTTCAAAGACCCAGCGCAGCAGCCTAGCGTCGAGGACGAATTTGATTTGAGCTTCCTACCTAAAGCTTACATAACAGACACCCAAGGCACCCCTGACCTTCATTCCGAGCTCACTGCTTCGCCTGCCCCTCCTGCTGGTTtggactctccctctccctcctctgacTCGGAAGAGAAGGATTTGAAGACCAAGCAGGCCCCATGGGGTGGTGACCTGGCGCTCCAAGGGGTAGTCGACAGCTCAGGAGACTCTGAGGACACCGTCATTGAGGACACCGCCTCCATTCCTGGCCCCTCTTTATCAAGTGATGCTACACCTGCCCATAACCCCTCTGTTCCATCTCTCCCTACTGAAGAAAAGGAAACCCCGCCAGCAAAGCAGCCAATGCGGGTCCCTACCATCAATGTTATTGAGACGGACGAGCCGAATTACAGCGATGAGGAGATGGAGATTGAAATAGAGGATGAAAATTATGAAGTTGTAGAAGACCCTGTGAAAGAGGCACCAAAAATACCTGAGCCACAACCAGATGTGACTAAAAAGGAATTTTCCCAAATTCCTCCCTTAGAATATGGGGGttattctcctccctcctctcctgtcgaCTCTGATGAATACTCACCTAAACACAAGATCCTGAAATCTGATTTGGATACAGATAATATGAAGACCACAGTACCTAATGATGAGTCAAAGGGCTCAAGTGCTGAGGTTTCACAAGCACAGAAAGTGGAGTCTGACCACTCACAGACCCCCAATGAGTCTAATGGAAAGTCTTCCCCTTCTACTGCCAAACCTCCTGAGAAAACCGCAGACAACCTTTCAGACTTTCCAGAATATGAGGATGATGACTGGTCAACTGGCGCGGAAGATATCTTAATTAAATTGAGCTCTGCTAATGTTGCAGCTCAGGATCTTCCACTTTGCCCCTCATCCAAGTTTGAAGAGAAGCCAGAGTCTGATATTAAAGAGGATTATATGCAGACAGTTGAGCTTTCAAAACCCAACTACATGGAGGATGACGCAATCCGTAAATACGACAGAGAGTCTTTTGAAGATGAAGACGCACTTCCATCCATGAATGACACCATTGATGATCAAGAGCTGAACTTTAACACTGTACCTGAGCCTTCTCCTTCCAATCCAACCTCACAGATCCATATTGGAACACTACTCCCTCAAAACAATGCAACCACTGTGGAGCAGGATATCCCCTTGATGGCTGACGTGGACTCCTTCCCTAAGCCAGTTGGAGGCCAGCCATCTCCCAGGGAGTTTCCCAAAGATCCATTCGCCTCTTTCCAGAGCGAACTGCCTGGCAGCACCCTGGAGCCCAAGACTGAGAAGAAATTGAATGATGAAATCCTCTTTACAGATAGTGTTGTCAACAGCAAGACACTTCCGCCTCAGGAAGCTGAAGCAGGACACCAGTCACCAGACAATACCAGTGACCCAGAAAGCATCGAGCCGGACTGCTCAGTCTCTGGTGCCACGGACAGCTTCGTCGAGTTCATGAGGGAGTGCCTGAAGTCACGACAGGACGAAGATCCAGAAGACCTCCGTCAAGATCTCACAGCCAAGGATGAGTGTCCTAAAACGGGCGCCCCTCCCTCCCAGCCCACACCAACCATGGTCATGGATCTGGAGCAGGAACGCCTCACTATCAATGCCCTCAAAGAGTTGGGCAGCAGCCAAGAGGAGGAGGCTGACCTCCAGTCTAGTATCAAGGCTTCTGAGAAATCCCAGTCTTCCTTTATATCAACAACCTCCGACCCTCCTTCTCCCCAAAACAAACCTGCTTCAGACGGTGTATATTCCAACGAGGTAGAGGCCATCGACGTGTGGGTGGCTGAGGCCTACCACCTTGCAGAGCATGTCTTGGCAGCAATACTAACGCACTTGTCAG TCAAGGACTTGGTGCACTGGCGAGACCCCAAGAAGTCTGGCGTGGTGTTCGGCCTGTCCCTGCTGACGCTCCTGTCCCTGGCGGCGTTCAGCGTCATCAGCGTTGTCTCCTACCTGCTCCTTGCCCTGCTCTGTGTCACCATCTCCTTCCGAATCTACAAGGCTGTCGTCCAGGCCGTGCAGAAGTCCGACGACGGACACCCCTTCAA AGCTCTGATGGAGAAGGATGTCAGCGTTCCCCCTGAGACCTTCCGCAAGCACGTGGACGCCTGTCTGACCCACATCAACCGACTCCTAAAACAGCTGCGCAAACTCTTCCTAGTCGAGGACCTCATCGACTCCCTGAAG CTGGCTGTTGTGATGTGGCTGCTGACCTACGTAGGAGCTGTTTTCAACGGCATCACCATCCTCATCCTGG CTGACATCCTCCTCTTTGCCATACCCCCCTTCTATGAGAAGAACAAG